From the Mesotoga prima MesG1.Ag.4.2 genome, the window TTAGCGAATATCTTGTATCAATCATAACTCATTCATCTCTCGAAACGAAGGTTCTTTTGGGTCCCTCTTAGATTCCAGTTTCGCAGTGTAAACTTCGAGTTGGCGATCGAATCATTTTCCGCTCAGCGTCGATCGTGATTATCCACAGCACTGAATACAAGTCGAGCGAATCATGTCATTCATATTAGAGATATCTTTCTTCAAGACCTAGGGAAAGTGCCATAATATCTTCATCGTCGGGCCAACCAAAGGTTGCACGCCCCTTTATTTGTTGAGTTTTTTGAGATACAATGGGACTTATGGACAGGATCTTCATTGTAGTTTATTTCATATTGACTTTCATACTTATTGTACTTTCAAAGAGACGGAGGGTACTGATCGCCTTTACCGCAGGTATGATGCTTGTGGCCCTCAAGGTCTCCGAGAGTATGAGAATCGAAACAATTTCCCAGTTCGTGGACTTCAACGCCATATTTCTTCTAATAGGAATGATGGTTATTGTTGCTGTAATTAAATCGACGGGATTCTTTCAGTATGTGGCAGTCAGGACTTTGAAGGCGACAAAAGGTAACATCCTTTTACTATCGGTGCTATTTTCCGCTCTTATAGCGGCCTTTTCAATGGTTTTGGACAATGTGACTACGATGATCATGTTCATGCCCATCATTTTCTTTGTCGCAGATACTGCAGGATTCAATCCTTTTGGATTCACGGCTGTTATGATTCTCGCTTCAAATATCGGGGGGTGTATGACCCTTGTTGGCGACCCTCCAAACATTATCATAGGTAACGCATCGAAGATTCCATTCTTGACCTTCACCAGTCTTGTGTTTATTCCGCTTGTACTGACATATATAGTTCTAATGCTAATCTCGCGATTCAAAATTCTAAGGGGTCTCTCATCTATTTCGGACAAGAAAGATGAGATTCAAGGACTTAAGCTGGACGGAGTAATAACCAACAGAAAGTTGATGTATGTCAGTCTGGGCACATTGATAGTTGTTGTCATTGGATTTGCAGTTCATAGCATTGTAGATATCGAAATGTCACTATTTGCGGTTTTGGGAGCTGCATTTCTGCTTTTGTATACCGGAAAGGACTTTGAATCGGTGGCAAATGAAGTCGACTGGAACGCCATTCTCTTCTTCATCGGGCTCTTTTCACTTGCATATTCTCTTGAAAGCACGGGAATAACAAGTGAACTTTCCGATCTTGCGTTAGGTCTTTCCAGCAACCCCGCAGTTCTTTCTATGCTTATACTCTGGGTCAGTGGAATGATCGCAATGGTGACTGGCGCCATTCCCGTGGTCACGATATTCATTCCGATTGTTGCTGAACTCTCTGTTCACTATCCGCTTCAATATGATCTCTGGATTGCACTTGCTTTGGGAGCAAACCTCGGTGGGAATGGAACAGTAACCGGCCATCTTGCAAATGTGATGTGCTTTGAGATGGTCAACAAAGAGTACGGAAATACGCACAGTTTTCTCGATTTCATGAAGATCGGATTCCCCTCTTCCGTTATCTCTCTGGCAATCTCGAGTTTGTTTCTGATTATTAGGCTCGTTATCTTCGGATAACTATGACTGCTAGATAACCATTACTGTCCTTATCAATGTATCGATCAGCCAAAGGAGCAGTGTTACGAAGGCCAGTGAAAGAGAAGTCTTTATAATTCCTTGCCTGTAGAAGTCATTAGCGATGAGCCCCGGAACAATCGTGCCGATTACGGTTGAAAACAGCTCGACTGGAAGATTGGGCATCAGAAAGGTATCCAGAGAGAGTTTGACGAAAACACCTAGAACAATGCCAAGAGCCATCCTCTTTCTGCCGTAGAGAATCAGATATCTCTGGAGAAGATTCAGGATGAGAAATGTAACAAGGCCGACCGCCCAGGTGTATAGAAGCCTCAACGGTTGTTCCATAAAAATGAAAAGATAGACTGGAGTCACAAGTCCACCTGCAGACAATCCCGTCACCCACCAGAATGCAGTACTTATAACTATTCCAATCGAAAACAAAGCCGGACTCATTAAATCTCCTCCAGACCGTTCAGCCAGTTTACCAGGCCGCGAATATTACCGAATCCAAACACAAGCTCGCTTCCGTCTAAAAGCGAATCCAGTTGACTCGGATCATCTAGTTTCTCTACGTTCTTGCTGTTTAAAATCCTTCTTGGAAGGGGTCCTTTAACTATTGTTCTATCGAAACTCCTGATCATCGTTTCGAAAATTGCAGCCCTATCGGGCCTATCATCTCTAGAATTGAAGAACCCGATAATCTCTTTCTCTGGAAAGTCTCGCATCACTTTTTCCAGAAGAAGAGAAGTAGAGTGTAGATCGTTTGCAGCAAAGGCGTTTGCAAGAATGGCATTTCCCATTTTACCTCCGAGCTTCAAGTACCGGAAGGTTCCCACATCGGGCAGAACCTCTTTCATTCCCTCGATAGCCAGCGATCTGTCAAGCCCGAGAAGCTCTGCAGCTTTGATTGTGATCGACAGATTTTCGTCATGGGGTATGAATTTGAACCCAGAGAGGTATTCTGTTGACGTAGCCGCAACAATCAATTTTGTTTCGATTTTCTCGCAGGTCTTCCTAACTTTTTCATAGGCTTCGGGCGACACACTTCCTACGATACAGGCCTTTCCCGGCGCAATTGATAAAGAAAGAACACTGGCCGTTTCTTCTTCAGTGCTTCCTATCTCTTCGATGTGATCTGGGAACGTGTTAGTTATTACCGTGATGTCTGCATCGAGTATTCTTCCGCTTGCCAGCTGCATCTCGGGTTTTATGGCCATGCATTCGACAACGAGTGCGTCACATTTGTCGCGCCGGGATTTTCTGAGCGCGAGAAACTGCTCCTGTATGTTTGCGGGGCCATGGCGAATTATCTCTACGTGTTTCCCCTCTGGAGTAATCCACAGAGGCACAGTCCCTGTGGTCTTTCCAAGAACCCTAAACCCGTTGGCTTTTAGCGCGCCATGGATTAACCGCACGGTTTCACTCTTCCCTCTAGTTCCGTTTACCTGAACGACGAACTTGAGCCGCGCCCTACGCTTTCTAGATATTATGTTTTCAGCCAACAGGGCTGAAAGAAGAATCAAAAGTGCAGTTCCTGCAAGAATTATGTTGTTCATTGATGAATCACCCGTCCCACAACGATACAGAGAACCATCAGGCTCAGAAAGACGATTATTAGAGGCAAAGAGAAACTATCAACAAAAAAGACGCCGCTTTCTCCTGGTTCGGGAAATGGGACTGGATCAATGGGAATTCCGTTATCCAGAGCAAGATCTCTGATATTTAGGAGATGGATCACCGGTACTCCGAGTTCGGCAAACTCAAAGATCAGTCCTCTTTCATCGCCCTCTGGTATCGAACTGAACGCTGTAAGCAAACCGTTATCGAGACTTGTCGCAATAAGTGAATTGCCGAAATTCGGCGCTGCACCACCCACGTTTACGAAAACAGAAGGAAGCCCTTCGGCCTCCTGGATATAGATCTCCAGACGTTTGTCTATGCTTTCTTGAAGAGATTCTTCGTAGATGAAAGTCTTGCCGGAAGACAGAGCGATATCGGTCATTAGTTCGCGCGCGCCCGGAAAAAACATCCCGCTCGCTGTATCGTAGTTGCCTCCAAGTGAGACGGCAACGAGACTATCTCTGAGCAGGCCGACTTCTACGAGGCGATTCAGCATATGGACGAATGTGAACTCCGGGTGAGTTGCACCGTGTTCAGAGGCACCTATCGAGTAGATCACAAACGGTTGGAGCTCCAATGTCTCACAGGCACAAAGCGTCGCAAGTAGAAGAGACGGAAAGGAGCCGCTTGCACCGATAGCTACCGGATCACCTTTCTCAAGATTCAGTTGTTTGAAGAACTTAACCATAAGCGCCGCAAAATCTGGGTTCGTTGAAGTTCTCTTAGCCTGAAGATTGCCGAGAGTAGTTGTAATTTCGGTAAATTCGGGACCTATAAGGCCTGTCAAGTTAGGGTCGACTGAGGGATCGATTTCTATACCAAGTGATTCACGAAATCTGGAAAGTTCTTCTATTGATGAAGCCATTAGGCGAGCCGCGGCAAACTGATCCGCGTAATACGGGGACTCTATTCTTTGTCTTGACTGACCAACCAGAAAAAAACCTAACACCCCGATCATTGCGCCGAGTAGCAACCACTTCAAAGAAATGTTGGCTCGGCTATAAGGGACTGTGAGTAAAACATGAGAGCTCTTCAAAACAACTCCTCAAACATATCGACGAAAATGTCAACTTCCTGTAAGCACTCTGATAATCGCAAGAACCACCCCTGTAATCCCTTCTCCTCCAAGAAGACCAGACGATATGACCAGACCGTTCTCTTTCGACTTCGGATTGAGCTTTACGGAGATAAGACTTATCATGCCTCCCAAAAAAGCGGCAGACGATATCTCCATGGGAAGATACATTCCAATTCCCAGGGTCATCCCGGGGAGTCCAATCAGATAAATCAGTATTCCAATCATAAGACCGAAGAAGAAAGCCGGAGTATTGGGAAGACCACCGACCATTGTGGAAACGGCATACGCTTGTGGTGCGGGAAGCTCCGTTCCTGGGCCCATTGTACCATAGGCCCTGAACATAATAAACAGGACAACAACCGACACAACTGCACCGATTACTCCACCGACCGTCTCGGCTATAATCTGAGCTTTGGGATCAGTTTTCAAGAGGTAGCCGGACTTGAAATCGTTGAGTACATCTCCCGCGAGTCCGCAAGCCACTGCGACAACTCCGGCGACGAGGAAGGCCTCAATGGTGCCGATATCTGACACTACCTTTACCCCTAAGAGAATTATTATTCCGAAGACCTCCATCGGATTGATACCAGACTGCCCAGTAATCGAAGCGGCCATTGCCGTTGTAAGCCAAACTCCAACAATCGTAAGGAGAGATGGAATTAGCGTCATTTCCGTCAATGTTGTCAGAAATACGGCAACCACGGCAAAAAAGATAGGAGCGAGTATCAGTTGCCTTCCTAACCTTCCCTTTTCACGCTTCTGCGATTTCCCATATATCTCCTTTGCTCGAGGGAGGATTCCCTTTATAAGAATTCCCAGTCCAGTTCCAACCATTAGCCCTATTCCTAGGCTGTCTTTGAACGCAGCGGCAGTAGCGACATCTTCAAACCAGCCAAGAGCGACTCCTACGGGGATAATTAAGAAGTAGCTAAGAACCGCTCCGAGAAACCAAACACCGGTAAATAGGGGACCGATTATATAACCAATTCCAACTGCCATGGGCGAGATCCATGTGCCGAAGAAGATGTTTTTCGAATAGAGCCATGCAGAAGACCAGGCAGCCGGGATCCAGCCCAACCCGTCTCTTATAGCGACGAAGACTGCAGCAATTCCCATTGTGGAGAAGAGATACTTTGCTTTCCTTCCTCCCTCGTCACCGGCAACGACCGTTTCATATGATGCCACACCCATGGGAAAAGGCAGCTTCTCTTTCTCCACGAAATGCTGTCGGATAAGCGAAGTGAATACGACACCCAAAACAGTTCCGGATAAGGTGACGATCAACAACGAAAGAAAACCCACTTCAGACGTCTCCTCAAGGATCCAGATTCCGGGAATCGTAAAAGCCAGACCACCAGCTACCATTGCTCCCGACGACATTGCGGTGTGCGTAACGTTTATCTCGTTCAGATTGGTTCTTCCAAGCGCCTTCAATATTGCGAGGGACATTACCGCAACGAATATTGTTGGCCAGGGAAGGGCACCCATCCTCAAGGCGACATACATGGAACTGGTCGTGATTACTACCGAACCAAACCCTCCGATTACAAGGCTTCTAATAGTCAGCTGTTTTGAACTACCCTTTTCCAGCGACAATCCACCGTTTTTCACGCTCTGTCCCTCCTGTAAATCGATATGAGCAACACTCGGTCAAGTCTTCCATTCATATCAAGTCTCTTTACGATATAGATGACGGCTAACCGCGGTTACAGTCCAGAACGATCAGTCGGATCTATTCCAAAGCAATTTGGCCACTCAAACGCAATCCTTCTCAAGATTTCGCTCTGAAATTTAAACCGAGCGTTTTTGTGATCGCTGTGATGTTCGAAAAATATGCGGAATTTCGAAAATAAGTCTCCTCCGGAAATCTCGTAACTCGCTTCATCCCGGATGCTGTCCTCTGCTCTTGTGTAAACGAATCCTTCGATGAGTTTGTATTTTTCTCTTGAAGTTATCCACGGTATGGCCTCAAATTTCTCCGATTTATCGCCACAAAACTAGTCGTAATTAAGTATAAGGGTCTTCGATTCGCATCCACGCGTATTTCGAGACGTCTTCAGTTATCTCTTCTCTTTCAGCTTCACAGTTTGCCAACTCGTCAGGGAAGGAGTCTCCTTCACAGAAGGCGGCAATTCCGGTATCTGTATCGTGATACGCTAACATCGCACTCTAGACGGTCAATCTCCATCAAATTGACTCGCGTATCGATGTCGATCGGTAGTCCCTTCATTGTTGTACTCTTTTCAGTAGACTTCTGTTTTCGAGCAGTTTCTTCGCCCGATACCAGTTTACAACATCCTGGCCTGAGCACGAAAGATGCAATTTTAATCTAGAAATCTTCTGAAATATTTGAACCAGAGTTATTTTCGTAATCTTTTTGCCAGCTTGCCTCCAGTGAACTGAAGAAGCTGGCTGATTGCCACGAGAACGATAACGGCGTAAAGAACCACGTCCCACTGAAACCTGTAGTAACCGTAGTTGATTGCCAGCTGACCCAGCCCACCGGCGCCTACGGCCCCCGCTATTGCCGTGTAGGTGACGAGATTGATCAGCAGTACGGTTACGTTTCCAATTTGATCGGGCAGCGTTTCCGGAATCAAAACCCTTGTGACCATCTGCCATCTATTGAGTCCCATCGAGTTCGATGAATCGATGATTCCAGAGGGAACGCCGTTGAAGGAATTCTCGGAAAGCCTTGCCATGAATGGGATAGCAGCAATCGTCAGATTGAATATTGCTGCGTTCGGCCCGATTATCGTTCCCATGACTCGTTTAGTAACGGGAATCAAAAGCAAAACAAGAATAATGAACGGAATCGATCTAAAAATGTTCACCAAGAGATCTAACAAAGCGTAAAGCCCTTTAAGCCCACGAGACCTCGAACACAGGTACAATCCCACCCCGAGGGGAATGCCAAGAAAAGTAGCGAGAAATCCCGAGAGAAGTAGCATGTAAAGAGTTTCAAGAGTTGCGTTAAAAATCTGAGATAGCATCAGCATACCTCCTCAAGGAAGAATACGGATTCCCTTAGCTTTTCGACGAAGAGATCCTGTTTCTCGCCCTCGACACCGATTATTAGAGTTCCAAAGGGACCGTTCTTGAATTCTTCTATCTTTCCGTAGAGGATATTTATCATCACATCGTTCTCTTTTGCGATTTTCCAGAGAACGGGTTCATGGGTCCGTGTACCCCAGAAAAGAACTCTAAGGATCTTCTTGTTAGCCGAAAGTAAAGTTTTCTCTAGTTCCAGGGGCTTACCGAAGTCACTCACTTCATTGTTTTCTATCTTGACGAAGAACTCATGGGTTGGTCCGAAGAAGTCCAGCTTTCCATTCTGCAGATATGCAACTCTGTCGCAAGTTCTCTTGATAACATCCATATCATGAGTAACAACGATAAAAGTGATGCCGTGTTTTTCATTGAGACTTACGACGAGATCTAGAAGTCTGCCGGTCGTCTTTGGATCGAGAGCCGAGGTGGGCTCATCGAGAAGAATCATCTTTGGATCCATAACGAGAGCGCGAGCGATTGCGGCTCTCTGCTGTTCGCCCCCAGATAACTGCGAAGGATAGGCTCTCAGTCTGTGTTCCAGGCCAAGCTCTGTAGCTATATTCATTACTCTCTCTTCTATCTCTTTCTTTGAGACACCTTGAATCTTCAGAGGAAAGGCAATGTTCTGATATAAAGTCCTGTACCGATAAAGATTGAAGCTCTGAAAGACTACGCCAATCTTCTTTCTTACATTTCGCACTTCGCTCTCTTTGAGTCCAACGATGTCAAGACCGTCGAAGAATATCGAACCGCTATCGACAGGCTGCAGGAGGTTGAGGGTTCGGAGCAGAGAAGTTTTCCCTGCTCCGGACAACCCCACGATTCCCACTATTTCTTCCTCTTCGACCGACAAACTCACATCATCGAGGATCTTTCTCTTTCCCGATTTGTCTTCAAAAGATAGATTTAGCTTTTCGACCCTTAGAATCAAAACACTGCGCCTCAAAAGACCGGTACTACGGCACCATCGTACTTTTCATTAATGAAGTCTCTGACCTTTTCCGTTGTCAGGGCGTCGATTAGTGCCTTCAGCCACGCTTCGTCTTTGTCGACTTCACGAATGGCTATTATGTTTGCATAAGGAGATTCGGCTCCTTCAATGAATTCCGCGTCCGTAACTGCGTTGAGGTTGATAGTAAGGGCGTAGTTCGTGTTGATAACGGCTCCGACAACCGTTTTGTCGTCTGTGTAGACTCTGGGAATGAATCCAGCCTCGATCTCTACGAAAGTTAGCTGCTTTGGATTCTCTTTTATGTCTAGAACTGTCGACTCCAGTTTCGTAGGATCTTTGAGCTGTATAAGTCCGTTGTTGTGGAGAAGAATAAGTGCGCGGCCTTCATTAGTTGGATCATTTGGAAGGGCGATCTTGTCGCCCGGAACCAGCTCCGAAAGAGGTTTCTTCAAGAAGAACCCCATCGGTTCGACGTGAATAGCCTTAGCAGAAACCAGTCCCTTTATTCCCCTCTGAGAAGTGAAGGACACAAGGTAAGGAAGATGCTGGAAATAATTGGCATCAAGCTCGCCGGTTGAAAGGGCAATGTTCGGAAGCACGTAGTCGTTGAACACAACTATCTCG encodes:
- a CDS encoding ArsB/NhaD family transporter gives rise to the protein MGLMDRIFIVVYFILTFILIVLSKRRRVLIAFTAGMMLVALKVSESMRIETISQFVDFNAIFLLIGMMVIVAVIKSTGFFQYVAVRTLKATKGNILLLSVLFSALIAAFSMVLDNVTTMIMFMPIIFFVADTAGFNPFGFTAVMILASNIGGCMTLVGDPPNIIIGNASKIPFLTFTSLVFIPLVLTYIVLMLISRFKILRGLSSISDKKDEIQGLKLDGVITNRKLMYVSLGTLIVVVIGFAVHSIVDIEMSLFAVLGAAFLLLYTGKDFESVANEVDWNAILFFIGLFSLAYSLESTGITSELSDLALGLSSNPAVLSMLILWVSGMIAMVTGAIPVVTIFIPIVAELSVHYPLQYDLWIALALGANLGGNGTVTGHLANVMCFEMVNKEYGNTHSFLDFMKIGFPSSVISLAISSLFLIIRLVIFG
- a CDS encoding poly-gamma-glutamate biosynthesis protein PgsC/CapC — encoded protein: MSPALFSIGIVISTAFWWVTGLSAGGLVTPVYLFIFMEQPLRLLYTWAVGLVTFLILNLLQRYLILYGRKRMALGIVLGVFVKLSLDTFLMPNLPVELFSTVIGTIVPGLIANDFYRQGIIKTSLSLAFVTLLLWLIDTLIRTVMVI
- the pgsB gene encoding poly-gamma-glutamate synthase PgsB; this encodes MNNIILAGTALLILLSALLAENIISRKRRARLKFVVQVNGTRGKSETVRLIHGALKANGFRVLGKTTGTVPLWITPEGKHVEIIRHGPANIQEQFLALRKSRRDKCDALVVECMAIKPEMQLASGRILDADITVITNTFPDHIEEIGSTEEETASVLSLSIAPGKACIVGSVSPEAYEKVRKTCEKIETKLIVAATSTEYLSGFKFIPHDENLSITIKAAELLGLDRSLAIEGMKEVLPDVGTFRYLKLGGKMGNAILANAFAANDLHSTSLLLEKVMRDFPEKEIIGFFNSRDDRPDRAAIFETMIRSFDRTIVKGPLPRRILNSKNVEKLDDPSQLDSLLDGSELVFGFGNIRGLVNWLNGLEEI
- the pgsW gene encoding poly-gamma-glutamate system protein; this encodes MKSSHVLLTVPYSRANISLKWLLLGAMIGVLGFFLVGQSRQRIESPYYADQFAAARLMASSIEELSRFRESLGIEIDPSVDPNLTGLIGPEFTEITTTLGNLQAKRTSTNPDFAALMVKFFKQLNLEKGDPVAIGASGSFPSLLLATLCACETLELQPFVIYSIGASEHGATHPEFTFVHMLNRLVEVGLLRDSLVAVSLGGNYDTASGMFFPGARELMTDIALSSGKTFIYEESLQESIDKRLEIYIQEAEGLPSVFVNVGGAAPNFGNSLIATSLDNGLLTAFSSIPEGDERGLIFEFAELGVPVIHLLNIRDLALDNGIPIDPVPFPEPGESGVFFVDSFSLPLIIVFLSLMVLCIVVGRVIHQ
- a CDS encoding OPT/YSL family transporter, coding for MKNGGLSLEKGSSKQLTIRSLVIGGFGSVVITTSSMYVALRMGALPWPTIFVAVMSLAILKALGRTNLNEINVTHTAMSSGAMVAGGLAFTIPGIWILEETSEVGFLSLLIVTLSGTVLGVVFTSLIRQHFVEKEKLPFPMGVASYETVVAGDEGGRKAKYLFSTMGIAAVFVAIRDGLGWIPAAWSSAWLYSKNIFFGTWISPMAVGIGYIIGPLFTGVWFLGAVLSYFLIIPVGVALGWFEDVATAAAFKDSLGIGLMVGTGLGILIKGILPRAKEIYGKSQKREKGRLGRQLILAPIFFAVVAVFLTTLTEMTLIPSLLTIVGVWLTTAMAASITGQSGINPMEVFGIIILLGVKVVSDIGTIEAFLVAGVVAVACGLAGDVLNDFKSGYLLKTDPKAQIIAETVGGVIGAVVSVVVLFIMFRAYGTMGPGTELPAPQAYAVSTMVGGLPNTPAFFFGLMIGILIYLIGLPGMTLGIGMYLPMEISSAAFLGGMISLISVKLNPKSKENGLVISSGLLGGEGITGVVLAIIRVLTGS
- a CDS encoding methionine ABC transporter permease, producing MLSQIFNATLETLYMLLLSGFLATFLGIPLGVGLYLCSRSRGLKGLYALLDLLVNIFRSIPFIILVLLLIPVTKRVMGTIIGPNAAIFNLTIAAIPFMARLSENSFNGVPSGIIDSSNSMGLNRWQMVTRVLIPETLPDQIGNVTVLLINLVTYTAIAGAVGAGGLGQLAINYGYYRFQWDVVLYAVIVLVAISQLLQFTGGKLAKRLRK
- a CDS encoding methionine ABC transporter ATP-binding protein, which translates into the protein MILRVEKLNLSFEDKSGKRKILDDVSLSVEEEEIVGIVGLSGAGKTSLLRTLNLLQPVDSGSIFFDGLDIVGLKESEVRNVRKKIGVVFQSFNLYRYRTLYQNIAFPLKIQGVSKKEIEERVMNIATELGLEHRLRAYPSQLSGGEQQRAAIARALVMDPKMILLDEPTSALDPKTTGRLLDLVVSLNEKHGITFIVVTHDMDVIKRTCDRVAYLQNGKLDFFGPTHEFFVKIENNEVSDFGKPLELEKTLLSANKKILRVLFWGTRTHEPVLWKIAKENDVMINILYGKIEEFKNGPFGTLIIGVEGEKQDLFVEKLRESVFFLEEVC
- a CDS encoding MetQ/NlpA family ABC transporter substrate-binding protein, coding for MKRLFVLLVLLGVVFAFGTTKIRIGASPVPHAEILEAIKADLAEKGFDLEIVVFNDYVLPNIALSTGELDANYFQHLPYLVSFTSQRGIKGLVSAKAIHVEPMGFFLKKPLSELVPGDKIALPNDPTNEGRALILLHNNGLIQLKDPTKLESTVLDIKENPKQLTFVEIEAGFIPRVYTDDKTVVGAVINTNYALTINLNAVTDAEFIEGAESPYANIIAIREVDKDEAWLKALIDALTTEKVRDFINEKYDGAVVPVF